The window AAACCTACATATCCGCGGTAGCCGTCTATCCAATCCATATACAATGATCGACTACTGTCAAAAGAATAAATCTGGTTGCATCGTAGCACGCCAAATTTTAAGTTCTTTAAACATCAATGATGGCTTTGTACCTTTAGAAAAACCATTCAAACTACAAGTGTGCTTCGCATTTAAGAAGAATAATTCTAAAACAGAAACTATGCATACCTTCATGGATTATGTACAAAGCGAATCACCACCACGTTTATAAAAAATAACAAAACCCCGTATACTTTTTTAGGTGTACGGGGTTTTATTATATTCACAACACGACTCAATTCCATCACTACTAAAATCTATATTTAAGTAAATTTTCTCTTTCACTCTAAACGATTAATAGTCTAAGGATATAAAATAATTGCTCTCTTCTAACTCAGGTTGTACAATAGAGAATAGATTTCAATTAATACAGTAAGAATACAGTGAGGTTACTATGCTCTTATCTATTCTATTCTTTATACTAGCAGGACTTGCGGAAATCGGTGGCGGCTATCTCGTATGGCTCTACATGCGTGACGACAAAGGTCTAGTTTACCTAATCGCAGGTGCTTTTATTTTATTCTTATATGGCATCATCCCTACCTTCCAGCCAGAAGCTAGCTTTGGGAAAGTATACGCAGCATACGGCGGCGTATTCATTGCCCTCTCTATTCTATGGGGCTGGCTTGTGGATGGCTTACGACCAGATATGTACGATATCATCGGCGGTCTTGTATGTCTCGTAGGTGTATATATCATCATGTATGCGCCACGGTAAATATGTAGTTTCCAGATATAACTATAATAAAATTTATATTTTTTAGATATAACAATAACTAACTATATATTTTGAAAGTACAACCATAGCAACTATATATTTTTTACATAAAACTATATAAGCATTACAGCAAAAGGAGTACAACTATAACAGTTGTACTCCTTTATTTATCTACATGACCATATGTATTTTTTACATACTAAAAAAACGGCTATCCGAAGATAACCGTTTGCTTTGGTGGACGATGACAGGATCGAACTGCCGACATCCTGCTTGTAAGGCAGGCGCTCTCCCAGCTGAGCTAATCGTCCATGTGGTGACCCGTCCGGGAATCGAACCCGGGATACCGCCGTGAAAGGGCGGTGTCTTAACCGCTTGACCAACGGGCCAATAAAAATGGCTCCTCGAGTAGGACTCGAACCTACGACCGATCGGTTAACAGCCGATTGCTCTACCGACTGAGCTATCGAGGAATGTTTATGGAGCGGGAAACGAGATTCGAACTCGCGACCCCCGCCTTGGCAAGGCGGTGCTCTACCGCTGAGCTATTCCCGCAAATGGTGGACGATGACAGGATCGAACTGCCGACATCCTGCTTGTAAGGCAGGCGCTCTCCCAGCTGAGCTAATCGTCCATATGTGGTGACCCGTCCGGGAATCGAACCCGGGATACCGCCGTGAAAGGGCGGTGTCTTAACCGCTTGACCAACGGGCCAGAAATGGTGACTCACCCGCGACTCGAACGCGGGACACCCTGATTAAAAGTCAGGTGCTCTGCCAACTGAGCTAGTGAGTCAAATGGCTCCTCGAGTAGGACTCGAACCTACGACCGATCGGTTAACAGCCGATTGCTCTACCGACTGAGCTATCGAGGAATGTATGGAGCGGGAAACGAGATTCGAACTCGCGACCCCCGCCTTGGCAAGGCGGTGCTCTACCGCTGAGCTATTCCCGCATACAGAACCGATAATTACTATAACATAATTATCAATCTGTCGTCAAGGATGAATTAAGTCCGTCCTGACTGCCATATAATAATATCAATTTACACATATAGTGTCAATGGTTTTTCCATAAAATGCTAGTAAATATTGGTTTAAAGACCATCGCCCACATAAGAAAAAGAGCGATGGTACAATCCCCCTTTAAAACGGGTTATTCTTTATCCTTTTGTCTACCTTTACCAGCCCCATCTTCGGCTACACTCACCTCCGCTTCAACGAAGGTTTTCATGTCATTTAGCATATGCATAGATGCATTGATAACAGATAGGCCCATGGTAGAACCTAAGGCTTCATCAATTAGCAGTTTATAGTCTAAATAAGGCTTTACCCCTAAGAAGCGACATTGTTCCTTATGTATGGGCTCATCATGTATAGGCTCATCATAGGCAGCCGACGGGAACACATAGTTCTTAACTAGCGGTTCAATGGTAACCGCCGCTAAAACAGCTGCACCAGTTACTATATTATCAAAGACTACAGCCATGCGATGGCTAGCAGCCCCTAAGATAAAGGCCGTTAAAAATGCAATATCTAAACCACCCGCTACGTGAAGCAAGTTCAATACCGCATTACGGCGCTCGCTTTCACTCAAAGCAGACCAATCATCCACAGAAATATTAAATCGATCTACAAAAGAATGAATATGAGCAGCGCGTTGCTCTATCGTAGGGCCATATTCATTATGAACGAGAATATTCTCATAGGCACAACCTGTGATTGTCGCCGTCGTTACAAGAGAGTCCAGAAAGGTCCTCTCCCCTATATTGCCAATAGCCACCACTTGTAATCCATCTCTATGTAACTTATCTGCATAGGTAAAACCTAGCTCAATAGCACGGTCTAATTCATCGCGAGAAATAGCAGGTTCTACGCCAAAGAAATGGGACCCATTCCGAATCACCTGTTGCTCAATATTTGTTAAATCAGAAGTGTCTTGTTCTAGACCTACATTCACCACATGTACTGTAGCATTTAATTTAGCTGCAGCCCCTTGTGTAGCTGTTCTTCCCTCATTAAAGCGTTTTATAGCAGCATAACTTTCACTACCATGTTGATCATTTTGCGGTCCATCTACCAAGTGATCAGCTGCCACAACGAGCACACCTTGACGCAAATGATTTGGTTTAGGGTCTCCTAAAATCCCTGCAAAACGCTCCGCTATAGTTTCTAACATAGCCAGGCTATAGATAGGCTTTGTCAAATTATCAATACGGAATCGACATGTTTCCATTGCTTGTGTATCTAACGGCTCAACTTTGAAAGTTCTCATTTATTACCTCCTGTAATGGCCATATACATATGCACCGCAAGATCTAGCATCCCCATTTGTATGGATCCACCAGAAGCCTCACCTAAACAAAGACCTAAATCTACATAGGCTTCAAGGCCTAAATTTTCTAAGGAAGATTTGGCCGCTTTTTCAGCAGATAAATGTGAAGCCATCACATAATCCATCGCTTTTGGAGCCAATGTTTTAGCCACCAATGCACAAGCCGATGTATTAAATCCATCGATAATAACTAACCCATGATTTGCTGCAGCGCCTAAGATAACACCCACAATACAAGCAAATTCAAAGCCACCTACAGAAGATAAAATTCCAATGGCATCGTCTTTAGGAATATCCTTATATTTCTCCAGTACATCATGAACAATGCGTTGCTTTAGTTTAAGTCGTTCATCGGAAATATTCGTTCCTCGTCCTGTCGCCTCTTCCGCTGTAAGTCCTGCAAACTTAGCCGTCATAAGAGCACTAGCTGTCGTATTTGATATGCCCATTTCACCTACCAAAAATACGTTAAAGCCTTCATCGATTTTTTCTTTTACTAGACGAATCCCTGTTTCGATGCCCTCCACGGCTTGTTCGCGCGTCATGGCGGGCTCTTCTACAAAGTTTTTTGTACCCATCCCCAGTTTATGACTACGAAGGCCTGGAACCCAACTCATATCCGCATCAATGCCCATATCGATAACTTCCATTTGAGCACCACAGTAATTCGCTAGAGAATTAGCACCCGCCCCTTTAGGAATCAGGTAATTTTGTGTCATCCCAACAGTTGTTTCCTTGGGATACGCACTGACCCCCATATCAGCTACGCCATGATCCGCAGAAGCAATAATCATACATGGTTTTGGCACGGTTACCTGCTCTTGATTCGTAGCCGCTCCATATTGAGCCACAACATCTACAAGACGACCATATAGTTCCACCGGCGATTCTGCATTCCAGTTATTAAATATATGTTGTTCAATCTTTAAGCTGCGACCTGTAATAGCGCCACAAGTTTCTTGTAACAAACTCATAAAAGCTCCCTTAACATAATATATTTACATACTCATATCGATATATAGTATACACGATTCTAGATATATTTCATGTTTTTTCAGTTACATTTACTCTCTTATAGGATACAAAACTACGCCATTTTAATTATCCTTGATTTGACCAGTTAAATACGGTAACTTTCCTCGAATCTCGCGACTTCGTTCAAGATAGATTTCTAATTCTTGACCGTCATCCTCTTGTAAAAGTATCTTTTTTACACGTTGAATTTCTGCTTCAACCTGTGTGAGCCCTTCAATGACATTACGACGATTCCCATAAATAATTTCACGCCACATCGATGGTAATCCACCTGCAACACGGGTGCAATCACGGAAACCGCCAGCAGATAACTTCATGCGTAATTCGCCCAATTCATCGCCTCCCGAAACTTGTGTTAAAATAGAGGCCAATAAGTGAGGCATATGACTAACCATAGCCAGATATGCATCGTGAGCATAAATATCGACAAACTCGATACGAGACCCTAAGGCACGACCCATGTCAGCTAATTCTTGAGCTACTTCTTCACTATATACATCAGATGCCTTATCTTCTAACACGATCCAGCCCATACCTTTGAATAGGTTTTTATGAGATACTTCATACCCACCCTTTTCGGATCCTGCCATAGGATGGACAGATACGAAAACGGTCCCCTTAGGAATCGATTCATAAACGGCTCGTACAAAATTTTCCTTCGCACTAGATACATCGGTTACGACTTGTCCCGGTCTAAATAGATGAGCCGTTTCAGTAAAAAGTCGTGCATTTGTATCAGGTGGCAAGGAGAACACAACGATATCTGAGTTCTTAATCAATGGCTCAACTTCAGTCCACGCAGCTTTTACCACACCATCTTGAATGGCCGCATCACAGACCTCTTGACGACGTGCATAGCCTACTACCTCATAATCTGTATATTCCTTTAAGGCCTTTGCCAAGGATCCACCTAATAGGCCTAAGCCAATAATGCCTACGGTCTTACTCATATAAACCTACTTTCAAGTAAAACTAGCAATGTCTATTCTCCAATATAATGCTAGTTATATTACATTATTATTTAGCTAATTGTAAATCAAAATTAGGGAGAATGAAATTAAGCTTCGATAAGATGCTTGTTTCTCCATTTACCGCTATACCAACGATATATAAACAATAAACCTCGCAAGATTTCATCAGCGGCCATGGCAATCCATATACCAACAAGGCCCCACCCCCAGTAAATACCAAATAGATACGATAATGGCACGGCGCATAACCACATGCCAAAGATTCCCACTAGCATAGGCGTACGAATATCACCGGCAGCCTGCAAGCAACCAACCATAACGATATTTATTGCACGTCCTA of the Veillonella parvula genome contains:
- a CDS encoding YnfA family protein, with translation MLLSILFFILAGLAEIGGGYLVWLYMRDDKGLVYLIAGAFILFLYGIIPTFQPEASFGKVYAAYGGVFIALSILWGWLVDGLRPDMYDIIGGLVCLVGVYIIMYAPR
- the cobT gene encoding nicotinate-nucleotide--dimethylbenzimidazole phosphoribosyltransferase, producing the protein MSLLQETCGAITGRSLKIEQHIFNNWNAESPVELYGRLVDVVAQYGAATNQEQVTVPKPCMIIASADHGVADMGVSAYPKETTVGMTQNYLIPKGAGANSLANYCGAQMEVIDMGIDADMSWVPGLRSHKLGMGTKNFVEEPAMTREQAVEGIETGIRLVKEKIDEGFNVFLVGEMGISNTTASALMTAKFAGLTAEEATGRGTNISDERLKLKQRIVHDVLEKYKDIPKDDAIGILSSVGGFEFACIVGVILGAAANHGLVIIDGFNTSACALVAKTLAPKAMDYVMASHLSAEKAAKSSLENLGLEAYVDLGLCLGEASGGSIQMGMLDLAVHMYMAITGGNK
- a CDS encoding nicotinate-nucleotide--dimethylbenzimidazole phosphoribosyltransferase gives rise to the protein MRTFKVEPLDTQAMETCRFRIDNLTKPIYSLAMLETIAERFAGILGDPKPNHLRQGVLVVAADHLVDGPQNDQHGSESYAAIKRFNEGRTATQGAAAKLNATVHVVNVGLEQDTSDLTNIEQQVIRNGSHFFGVEPAISRDELDRAIELGFTYADKLHRDGLQVVAIGNIGERTFLDSLVTTATITGCAYENILVHNEYGPTIEQRAAHIHSFVDRFNISVDDWSALSESERRNAVLNLLHVAGGLDIAFLTAFILGAASHRMAVVFDNIVTGAAVLAAVTIEPLVKNYVFPSAAYDEPIHDEPIHKEQCRFLGVKPYLDYKLLIDEALGSTMGLSVINASMHMLNDMKTFVEAEVSVAEDGAGKGRQKDKE
- a CDS encoding prephenate dehydrogenase, translated to MSKTVGIIGLGLLGGSLAKALKEYTDYEVVGYARRQEVCDAAIQDGVVKAAWTEVEPLIKNSDIVVFSLPPDTNARLFTETAHLFRPGQVVTDVSSAKENFVRAVYESIPKGTVFVSVHPMAGSEKGGYEVSHKNLFKGMGWIVLEDKASDVYSEEVAQELADMGRALGSRIEFVDIYAHDAYLAMVSHMPHLLASILTQVSGGDELGELRMKLSAGGFRDCTRVAGGLPSMWREIIYGNRRNVIEGLTQVEAEIQRVKKILLQEDDGQELEIYLERSREIRGKLPYLTGQIKDN